In Uranotaenia lowii strain MFRU-FL chromosome 2, ASM2978415v1, whole genome shotgun sequence, one genomic interval encodes:
- the LOC129742284 gene encoding uncharacterized protein LOC129742284, which produces MYRTPMKEVPALSHDAAIPGPYEVGAAHARVHSESGDNARSKTGNMSCRSKRSISSRKSVVSETVSQIRALELENQLEKEERIEREIQINELKSVSRSSIHSSPDRRVRSWVEDIPDGHEQPNPPPRFDPPVDRGSGQTEVVTQALKALQYRAVRDLPQFNGNLMEWPIFENEFNISTVEFALSSQDNLRRLNKALHGKARQCVEALLTSAENVNQIMKLLKTNFGRTEWIVSNRLDMLRNLETVREGNIESFRTFFNAVTGTAVALKNVNAEMYLMNPELIAHLADKLPTFSKQMWIRHKASLTRENRMITFDIFSGWLEDELDNQLASVNPTFHSRRQAPVQRVRPPVFQVSNTATDSRSQCPLCSSEEHPGLKQCEKFLKMSIEQRRSTVRGCKACYLCLEVDHSRRNCKSSKTCSICKKNHHQLVHPGNDSKQPVLTVGGTCNTIVGCNTILRVGKVRIRSKTKTEEVFALFDEGSSLTMLDSLIAKEMDLQGTVSPISYRWTNGITHTDDTSMIISLQISGPSDQAVWHKMNNVRTIKNMKLSQMNFDLAQIRQLYPLLDEEKLKVIENATPRMLIGSNNAGLIVPLKTIQYSIRGLQLTRCHLGWTVHGEIQPVAECIEIPHVLLCSIEDMELTDLIKTMYAVDNFGMTTQSPKMAEEDTRAVDIMNRTIKCIDDRYEVGQLYKFNHFTFPDSKPQALRRLKVMEKKMDADPEFADQYCNKIEDYLQKGYARKLTGPELLETPNTWDIDEQLRTR; this is translated from the exons ATGTATCGTACTCCGATGAAAGAAGTTCCTGCGTTATCACATGATGCTGCCATTCCTGGGCCGTATGAAGTGGGTGCAGCACATGCAAGAGTGCACTCCGAGTCGGGTGATAATGCTAGAAGCAAAACCGGAAATATGAGCTGTAGGAGTAAACGATCGATAAGTAGCAGAAAGTCAGTCGTTAGTGAAACTGTTAGTCAGATTAGAGCACTAGAATTGGAAAACCAATTAGAAAAGGAAGA GCGCATTGAAAGGGAGATTCAGATTAACGAACTGAAATCTGTTTCGAGAAGTTCCATTCATAGTAGCCCTGATCGTCGTGTCCGGAGTTGGGTTGAAGACATTCCTGACGGTCATGAACAACCTAACCCACCACCTCGTTTTGATCCCCCCGTTGACCGCGGCTCTGGACAAACCGAAGTTGTTACGCAAGCACTGAAAGCGTTGCAGTATCGTGCTGTGAGAGATTTGCCTCAGTTCAACGGAAACTTGATGGAATGGCCCATTTTCGAGAACGAATTCAACATATCCACCGTTGAATTTGCTTTATCTAGTCAAGACAACCTGAGAAGGCTGAATAAAGCGCTTCACGGCAAGGCCAGACAATGCGTTGAGGCTCTCCTTACCTCCGCTGAAAATGTGAACCAGATTATGAAACTGTTAAAAACGAATTTTGGACGTACAGAATGGATTGTGTCGAATAGGCTGGACATGCTTAGAAACCTGGAAACAGTTAGAGAGGgaaatattgaatcatttaGGACATTTTTCAACGCCGTTACTGGTACTGCTGTGGCTCTGAAAAATGTTAACGCTGAAATGTATTTGATGAATCCCGAATTAATTGCTCATCTAGCAGACAAGCTGCCAACATTTAGCAAGCAGATGTGGATTCGTCACAAGGCCAGTTTGACGAGAGAAAATAGGATGATAACTTTCGACATTTTTTCTGGTTGGTTGGAGGATGAGTTGGACAACCAACTAGCCAGTGTCAATCCTACCTTCCATAGTCGCCGTCAGGCACCCGTCCAAAGAGTAAGACCGCCTGTGTTCCAGGTCAGCAACACTGCAACTGATAGCCGATCTCAATGTCCTCTATGCTCATCTGAAGAACACCCTGGTTTGAAGCAATGtgagaagtttttgaaaatgtctaTTGAGCAGCGTAGATCGACGGTAAGAGGATGTAAAGCGTGCTATCTATGCCTTGAAGTGGATCATTCGCGACGGAATTGTAAATCGAGCAAGACCTGCTCGATATGCAAGAAAAACCATCATCAGCTCGTTCATCCTGGTAACGATTCGAAGCAACCTGTCCTAACTGTAGGTGGAACATGCAATACGATTGTGGGTTGTAACACAATACTTCGAGTAGGAAAGGTGCGCATCCGTAGTAAAACTAAAACTGAAGAAGTTTTTGCACTTTTCGACGAAGGATCATCGCTGACCATGTTAGATTCTTTGATCGCTAAGGAAATGGATTTGCAGGGTACAGTTTCTCCAATTTCGTACCGTTGGACCAACGGAATCACGCATACAGACGACACATCGATGATCATTTCTCTGCAAATATCTGGACCTTCTGATCAGGCAGTCTGGCACAAGATGAATAACGTTAGGACGATCAAGAACATGAAGCTTTCGCAAATGAATTTCGACTTAGCTCAGATTCGTCAGTTGTATCCTCTGTTAGACGAAGAAAAGCTGAAAGTAATCGAAAATGCAACTCCTCGTATGCTGATCGGTTCAAATAATGCTGGTTTAATTGTTCCTCTGAAAACCATCCAGTATTCGATTCGAGGGTTACAGCTCACTCGATGTCATTTGGGTTGGACAGTCCATGGAGAAATTCAACCTGTTGCAGAATGCATTGAGATTCCTCATGTTTTACTATGTTCGATTGAAGACATGGAGTTGactgatttaataaaaactatGTACGCTGTTGATAATTTTGGGATGACAACTCAGTCACCTAAAATGGCTGAAGAGGATACGAGAGCAGTAGATATTATGAACCGTACCATCAAGTGCATCGACGATCGTTATGAGGTAGGTCAGCTGTACAAGTTCAATCACTTCACGTTTCCTGACAGCAAACCACAGGCGTTGCGTCGTTTGAAAGTGATGGAAAAAAAGATGGATGCAGATCCCGAATTTGCAGATCAATATTGCAACAAAATCGAAGACTATCTACAAAAAGGCTACGCGCGTAAACTGACCGGTCCTGAATTGCTCGAAACACCTAACACCTG GGATATCGATGAGCAACTGCGAACTCGTTAA